The Enterococcus rotai genome includes a window with the following:
- the pcrA gene encoding DNA helicase PcrA produces the protein MAQENALIQGMNPRQKEAVLHTEGPLLVMAGAGSGKTRVLTHRIAYLIEEKDVNPWNILAITFTNKAAKEMRERVGKLLEVGGNDVWVSTFHSMCVRILRRDVDHIGYNRNFTIIDTSEQRTLMKRILNELNIDVKKYDPRSILGTISNAKNELQTPAKVEELQGTPYEEVVAKCYKMYQKELRNNQCMDFDDLIMNTIRLFNEHPDSLNYYQNKFHYIHVDEYQDTNHAQYTLVNMLAARFKNLCVVGDADQSIYGWRGADMQNILDFEKDYPDASVITLEQNYRSTKKILDAANNVIKNNRNRRDKQLWTENTDGEKIVYYRGDNERDETQFIVGQIQKEMRERDRIYGDFAVLYRTNAQSRVMEEMLLKSNIPYTMVGGHKFYDRKEIKDILGYLNIISNPMDSLSFERVVNEPKRGIGKSSVEKLRSFAQMHDWSLLEASQNVDLANISGKAGKELGSFGMMIQDLTQMIPYLTITELVKEVLERSGYREELVRQNNLESQARLENLDEFLTVTQEFDKRYERQDEEEADAPEEKLAVFLNDLALVSDLDNLEESTSQVTLMTLHAAKGLEFPVVFLIGLEEGVFPLSRAMLEESELEEERRLAYVGITRAEETLFITNAFSRTLYGKTQYNRPSRFLDEIDEELLDLQGSIAAPKAPARTFEPKVFKPAYAQPTKQPVTDKVASGGESMAWQAGDKVRHKAWGTGTVVRVGGTAKDLELDVAFPEKGIKRLLAAFAPIEKI, from the coding sequence ATGGCACAAGAAAACGCCTTGATCCAAGGTATGAACCCGAGACAAAAAGAAGCCGTTCTACATACTGAAGGGCCTTTATTAGTGATGGCGGGAGCAGGCAGTGGGAAAACGAGAGTGTTAACACATCGTATTGCCTATTTAATTGAAGAAAAAGACGTGAATCCCTGGAATATTTTAGCCATCACGTTTACCAATAAAGCCGCAAAAGAAATGCGAGAGCGGGTTGGTAAGTTATTAGAAGTTGGCGGAAACGATGTCTGGGTTTCCACATTCCATTCAATGTGCGTGCGGATATTACGTAGAGATGTCGATCATATCGGCTATAATCGTAATTTCACGATCATTGATACTTCTGAACAGCGTACATTGATGAAACGAATTTTAAATGAATTGAATATCGATGTGAAAAAATATGATCCTCGCTCGATTTTAGGGACGATCAGCAATGCTAAAAATGAGTTGCAAACACCCGCAAAAGTAGAGGAATTACAAGGGACACCTTACGAAGAAGTAGTGGCAAAATGTTATAAAATGTACCAAAAAGAATTAAGAAACAATCAATGTATGGATTTTGATGATCTGATTATGAATACAATTCGGTTATTTAATGAACATCCAGATTCATTAAACTATTATCAAAATAAATTCCACTATATCCATGTTGATGAGTATCAAGATACCAACCATGCGCAGTATACTTTAGTCAATATGCTGGCTGCACGCTTTAAAAATCTATGTGTTGTGGGAGATGCGGACCAAAGTATTTACGGTTGGCGTGGAGCGGATATGCAGAATATTTTAGATTTTGAAAAAGATTATCCCGATGCATCTGTGATCACGCTAGAACAAAATTACCGCTCGACGAAAAAAATCCTTGATGCAGCCAACAATGTTATTAAAAATAACCGTAATCGTCGCGATAAACAATTATGGACGGAAAATACGGATGGTGAAAAAATTGTTTATTATCGTGGTGATAATGAGCGGGATGAAACGCAATTTATCGTAGGACAAATTCAAAAAGAAATGCGCGAAAGAGACCGTATTTATGGCGATTTTGCTGTGTTGTATCGTACCAATGCCCAATCGCGGGTAATGGAAGAAATGCTGTTGAAATCAAATATTCCGTATACGATGGTCGGCGGCCATAAATTCTACGATCGTAAAGAAATCAAGGATATTTTAGGCTACTTAAATATTATTTCCAACCCAATGGATTCTCTAAGCTTTGAACGAGTTGTCAACGAACCAAAACGAGGAATCGGTAAAAGTTCAGTTGAAAAATTAAGAAGTTTTGCTCAGATGCATGATTGGTCATTACTAGAAGCGTCGCAGAATGTCGATCTAGCGAATATTTCAGGAAAAGCTGGTAAAGAGCTAGGTAGCTTTGGCATGATGATCCAAGACTTAACGCAAATGATTCCTTATTTAACAATTACGGAATTAGTAAAAGAAGTCTTAGAACGTAGCGGGTATCGCGAAGAATTAGTCAGACAAAATAATTTAGAATCCCAAGCTCGTTTAGAAAACTTGGATGAATTTTTAACCGTTACCCAAGAATTTGATAAACGTTATGAGCGTCAAGACGAAGAAGAGGCAGATGCACCAGAAGAAAAATTAGCTGTCTTCCTAAATGATTTAGCGCTTGTTTCTGATTTAGATAATCTAGAGGAAAGTACCTCTCAAGTAACCTTGATGACGCTTCATGCAGCTAAAGGACTTGAGTTTCCAGTTGTCTTTTTGATTGGATTAGAAGAAGGGGTCTTCCCATTATCTCGTGCGATGCTAGAAGAGAGCGAACTAGAGGAAGAACGTCGTCTGGCCTATGTAGGAATTACTAGAGCTGAGGAAACGCTGTTTATCACCAATGCATTCTCTAGAACCTTATACGGAAAAACACAATATAATCGTCCGAGTCGTTTCTTAGATGAAATTGATGAAGAATTATTAGATTTACAAGGCTCGATTGCAGCACCAAAAGCACCAGCTAGAACGTTTGAACCAAAAGTGTTTAAACCAGCTTATGCTCAGCCGACTAAACAGCCAGTGACAGATAAAGTTGCCAGTGGCGGTGAATCAATGGCCTGGCAAGCAGGAGATAAAGTCAGACATAAAGCATGGGGAACAGGTACAGTGGTTCGAGTTGGTGGTACCGCTAAGGACTTGGAATTAGATGTTGCGTTCCCAGAAAAAGGAATCAAACGTTTATTAGCAGCATTTGCTCCGATTGAAAAAATATAA
- the pfkB gene encoding 1-phosphofructokinase: MIYTVTLNPSIDYIVHVEELKLGELNRMTNDLKLPGGKGINVSRILKRIQAESTALGFLGGFTGTFISDWLAKEEITTKFTSVLEDTRINIKLKSEAETEINGLGPAICNEEMQELKQSLSMISAGDIVVLSGSTPATLRDGFYEELIQIIKDKQAEFVIDTTGKDLLNALPQKPLLIKPNNHELAELFDVEFQTMADILPFGERLLGDGAQHVIISMAGDGALLFTNDGIYRSNVLKRPLKNSVGAGDSMIAGFVGSFAKHNDPIEAFKWGVACGSATAFSDDLASAELINELIAEVVIEKIR; this comes from the coding sequence ATGATTTATACAGTCACTTTAAATCCTTCAATAGACTACATTGTTCATGTTGAAGAGTTAAAATTAGGCGAATTAAACCGGATGACCAATGACTTAAAATTACCTGGTGGAAAAGGCATCAATGTTTCTAGGATTTTGAAACGAATCCAAGCAGAATCAACAGCGCTAGGATTTTTAGGTGGTTTTACCGGGACATTCATTTCTGACTGGCTAGCGAAAGAAGAAATTACAACAAAATTTACATCGGTTCTTGAAGATACACGAATCAATATCAAATTGAAATCTGAAGCAGAAACAGAAATCAACGGTTTAGGTCCTGCAATCTGCAACGAAGAAATGCAAGAACTAAAACAATCATTAAGCATGATTTCTGCTGGTGATATTGTCGTTTTATCGGGCAGCACACCTGCAACATTGCGTGACGGTTTTTATGAAGAATTAATACAAATCATCAAAGATAAACAGGCTGAATTTGTCATTGACACCACAGGTAAAGATTTACTCAATGCACTACCACAAAAGCCTTTATTAATCAAACCAAACAACCATGAATTAGCTGAATTATTTGATGTTGAATTTCAAACGATGGCGGATATTTTACCATTTGGCGAACGTTTATTGGGAGACGGTGCTCAACATGTGATCATCTCAATGGCTGGGGATGGTGCTTTGTTATTTACTAACGATGGTATCTATCGCTCAAATGTGTTGAAGCGACCTTTGAAAAATTCAGTTGGTGCTGGAGATTCTATGATCGCAGGTTTTGTGGGAAGCTTCGCTAAGCATAATGATCCTATTGAAGCATTTAAATGGGGCGTTGCTTGTGGTAGCGCGACTGCATTTTCAGATGATTTGGCTTCAGCTGAGCTAATTAATGAATTGATTGCAGAAGTGGTAATTGAAAAAATTAGATAG
- a CDS encoding DeoR/GlpR family DNA-binding transcription regulator — protein MLTEERHQAILRLLDQQSVVKSHELSTLLNASESTIRRDLQELENAGLLERVHGGAKRILNLGFEQDMIEKSTKNTQEKQRIAALAATFVHDGDVIYLDAGSTTLEMLPFLVGKDITVVTNSVHHAAKLGDLNIKTIILGGSLKLSTKAIIGAVGMEQLSHFRFNKAFMGMNGAHLEFGLTTPDPEEAALKRLAIEQADEAYILIDQTKLNKVTFTKVTDLDKVILLINHCSPELLEQFQKKTTIKEAAQ, from the coding sequence ATGCTTACAGAAGAAAGACATCAAGCAATTTTACGTTTATTAGATCAACAATCCGTTGTGAAATCACATGAATTGTCTACTCTTTTAAACGCATCAGAATCAACGATCAGACGTGATTTACAAGAACTAGAAAATGCTGGATTATTAGAACGAGTTCATGGCGGTGCTAAACGTATTTTAAATTTAGGCTTTGAACAAGACATGATTGAAAAATCAACCAAAAACACGCAAGAGAAACAAAGAATCGCTGCATTAGCGGCTACATTTGTTCATGACGGCGATGTTATTTATCTGGATGCAGGATCTACCACTTTAGAAATGCTCCCGTTTTTAGTCGGTAAAGATATCACTGTTGTGACCAATTCTGTTCATCACGCTGCAAAACTGGGGGATTTGAATATCAAGACTATTATCTTAGGCGGCTCACTAAAACTTTCTACAAAAGCGATCATTGGAGCAGTTGGCATGGAACAACTTAGTCATTTTCGTTTTAATAAAGCATTCATGGGAATGAACGGTGCTCATCTTGAATTTGGTTTGACAACACCTGATCCTGAAGAAGCTGCCTTAAAACGCTTAGCGATTGAACAAGCAGATGAAGCTTATATTTTAATCGATCAGACAAAATTAAACAAAGTCACTTTCACAAAAGTAACGGACCTTGATAAGGTGATCTTGCTTATCAACCATTGTTCCCCTGAGTTACTGGAACAATTCCAGAAAAAAACAACGATCAAGGAGGCAGCACAATGA
- a CDS encoding alpha-amylase, translated as MKNRTILQGFEWYLPADGKHWQRLTELAEKLQKIGINSVWLPPAYKGANGIEDVGYAPYDLYDLGEFDQKGTITTKYGTKNEYLECVQALKKVGMEVYCDIVFDHFMGADEEETVSAIKYRPDNRTIPTSGEEEISAWTKFTFPGRNHQYNDYIWTWRNFSGVDYDDRRQDHGIFNFSGKGWEPEVDQENGNFDYLMGCNLDMEYPETVQQLDKWGEWHQRLTDIDGYRLDAVKHIRFNYFVEWLLNRRKEKGKELFVVGEYWHGDCKKLMNYIDSSGTLISLFDVPLHYRFYEAANSDGRFDMRNIFAGTLIKERSEWAVTFVDNHDTQQGQSLESWIAGWFKVHAYALILLRKAGTPVVFWGDLFGIPTQNVNPVGKNLELLLKIREKLAYGSEMDYFDDPDVVGWIRTGTFDRETSGYAVVMTNAKAGAKNMTISALHAGKVFVDILGNNSTKVMLDESGSGTFPVNDGAISVYVNEEIVEKLSKGVTETFAGK; from the coding sequence ATGAAGAATCGTACAATATTGCAAGGATTTGAATGGTATTTACCAGCTGACGGCAAACATTGGCAACGATTGACTGAATTAGCTGAGAAATTACAGAAAATTGGAATTAATAGTGTTTGGTTACCCCCAGCTTATAAAGGCGCCAATGGAATAGAAGATGTTGGCTATGCACCTTATGATTTGTATGATTTAGGAGAATTTGATCAAAAAGGAACGATTACCACAAAATATGGCACAAAAAATGAGTATTTAGAATGTGTACAAGCTTTAAAAAAAGTTGGAATGGAAGTGTACTGTGATATTGTCTTTGACCATTTTATGGGAGCGGATGAGGAGGAAACTGTGTCTGCAATAAAATATCGACCAGATAATCGAACTATCCCAACAAGTGGTGAGGAAGAAATTTCAGCTTGGACAAAATTTACTTTTCCTGGAAGAAACCATCAATATAATGACTATATTTGGACGTGGAGAAATTTTTCTGGGGTTGATTATGATGATCGGCGGCAGGATCATGGTATTTTCAACTTTAGTGGCAAAGGTTGGGAGCCGGAAGTGGATCAGGAAAATGGTAACTTTGATTATTTGATGGGCTGTAATCTGGATATGGAATACCCTGAAACAGTTCAACAGCTAGACAAATGGGGAGAATGGCATCAACGTTTGACAGATATTGATGGCTATCGTTTAGATGCGGTCAAACATATTCGATTCAACTATTTTGTCGAGTGGTTATTAAATAGAAGAAAAGAAAAAGGCAAAGAACTGTTTGTAGTCGGTGAGTATTGGCATGGTGATTGTAAGAAATTAATGAATTATATTGATAGTTCTGGAACGTTGATTTCATTATTTGATGTTCCATTACATTATCGTTTCTATGAGGCGGCAAATTCGGATGGTCGCTTTGATATGCGGAATATTTTTGCAGGAACACTAATCAAAGAACGTTCAGAATGGGCTGTTACGTTTGTAGATAATCATGATACTCAACAAGGACAAAGTTTAGAATCATGGATCGCAGGTTGGTTTAAAGTTCACGCATATGCACTGATTTTGCTACGAAAAGCTGGAACTCCAGTTGTTTTTTGGGGAGATCTATTTGGAATTCCAACTCAAAACGTGAATCCAGTAGGTAAAAATTTAGAACTACTGTTAAAAATTCGAGAAAAACTAGCTTATGGGAGTGAAATGGATTACTTTGATGATCCCGATGTGGTCGGTTGGATAAGAACAGGGACATTTGACCGTGAAACATCTGGTTATGCGGTTGTCATGACCAACGCAAAGGCTGGGGCAAAAAATATGACGATCAGTGCGCTCCATGCTGGGAAAGTCTTTGTTGACATATTGGGGAACAATTCAACAAAAGTAATGTTGGATGAATCGGGTAGTGGAACGTTTCCTGTAAATGACGGAGCGATTTCTGTCTATGTAAATGAAGAAATTGTAGAAAAATTAAGTAAAGGAGTTACGGAGACTTTTGCTGGAAAATAA
- the gatC gene encoding Asp-tRNA(Asn)/Glu-tRNA(Gln) amidotransferase subunit GatC encodes MAISEEQAKHVAKLSKLSFSDGELKDFTDQLGKIIDMVELLEEVDTEGVPFTSNVAQSINVMREDVVTPGMDRNELMKNVPESENGYIKVPAIIDNGEAGA; translated from the coding sequence ATGGCAATCAGTGAAGAACAAGCAAAACATGTAGCCAAGTTGTCTAAATTGTCTTTTTCCGATGGAGAATTAAAAGACTTTACCGATCAACTAGGTAAAATTATCGACATGGTAGAATTATTGGAAGAAGTAGATACAGAAGGTGTTCCATTTACCTCTAATGTAGCGCAATCGATCAATGTGATGAGAGAAGATGTCGTTACACCTGGTATGGATCGCAATGAATTAATGAAAAACGTACCTGAATCAGAAAATGGCTATATCAAAGTGCCAGCAATTATCGACAATGGGGAGGCTGGTGCATAA
- the gatA gene encoding Asp-tRNA(Asn)/Glu-tRNA(Gln) amidotransferase subunit GatA encodes MEKLYDKSLTELHDLLVSKEITATDLTHATLNRINETEKDVDSFITISDEKALELAKAIDLKGITESNPLAGIPIGIKDNIVTKDILTTAASKMLHNFNPIYDATVMDKVYQADMIPVGKLNMDEFAMGASTETSYFKKTKNAWDHSKVPGGSSGGSAAAVAAGQIPVSLGSDTGGSIRQPASFNGIVGMKPTYGRVSRFGLIAFSSSLDQIGPMTRNVQDNALALNAISGFDEKDGTSAGASVPDFTAGLTGDIKGMKVALPKEYLGEGVDAGVREAVLKAAETFKALGATVEEVSLPHSKYGVAVYYIIASSEASSNLQRFDGIRYGYRSENVKNLEDVYVNSRSEGFGIEVKRRIMLGTFSLSAGYYDAYFKKAGQVRTLIKQDFDNVFEKYDIIIGPASPTVAFGLGENINDPITMYMNDLLTIPVNLAGLPGMSVPAGFSEGLPVGLQIIGKPFDESTMYKAAYAFEQATDFHTKKPVILGGND; translated from the coding sequence ATGGAAAAATTATATGATAAGTCACTAACAGAATTGCATGATTTACTTGTTTCTAAAGAGATCACTGCAACAGATTTAACACATGCTACGTTAAATCGTATCAATGAGACAGAAAAAGACGTGGATTCGTTTATTACGATCAGCGATGAAAAAGCTTTAGAATTAGCGAAAGCTATCGACCTTAAAGGCATCACAGAATCAAATCCTTTAGCGGGTATTCCGATCGGGATCAAAGATAATATCGTAACCAAAGATATTTTAACAACAGCAGCGTCAAAAATGCTGCACAACTTTAATCCAATCTATGATGCAACAGTAATGGATAAAGTCTATCAAGCAGATATGATCCCTGTTGGAAAATTAAACATGGATGAATTTGCGATGGGCGCAAGTACAGAAACATCATACTTTAAGAAAACGAAAAACGCTTGGGATCATTCCAAAGTTCCCGGTGGTTCTTCTGGTGGTTCAGCAGCAGCTGTTGCAGCAGGACAAATCCCAGTTTCTTTAGGAAGTGATACTGGCGGAAGTATTCGTCAACCTGCTTCATTCAACGGCATCGTTGGGATGAAACCGACTTATGGACGTGTTTCACGTTTTGGTTTGATTGCATTTTCTTCAAGTTTAGATCAAATTGGTCCAATGACAAGAAACGTTCAAGACAATGCTTTAGCTTTAAATGCTATTAGCGGTTTTGATGAAAAAGATGGTACATCTGCTGGCGCGTCTGTTCCTGACTTTACAGCTGGTTTAACAGGTGATATCAAAGGCATGAAAGTGGCTTTACCTAAAGAATATCTTGGTGAAGGTGTGGATGCTGGCGTTCGTGAAGCGGTTCTGAAAGCAGCAGAAACATTTAAAGCATTAGGTGCAACAGTAGAAGAAGTTAGCTTACCGCATTCTAAATATGGGGTTGCTGTGTATTATATTATCGCTTCATCAGAAGCAAGTTCAAACTTACAACGTTTCGATGGTATTCGTTATGGTTACCGTTCAGAAAACGTAAAAAATCTTGAAGATGTTTATGTAAATTCTCGATCTGAAGGATTCGGTATCGAAGTAAAACGTCGTATTATGTTAGGTACTTTCTCATTAAGTGCTGGCTATTACGATGCCTACTTCAAAAAGGCTGGACAAGTTAGAACCTTGATCAAACAAGATTTCGATAATGTTTTTGAAAAATACGATATCATTATTGGTCCTGCTTCACCGACTGTAGCATTTGGTTTAGGAGAAAATATCAATGATCCAATTACCATGTACATGAATGACTTATTGACAATTCCAGTGAACTTAGCTGGACTACCTGGTATGTCAGTACCAGCAGGATTTTCAGAAGGCTTGCCAGTCGGCTTACAAATTATTGGGAAACCATTCGATGAAAGTACGATGTATAAAGCAGCGTATGCATTTGAACAAGCAACGGATTTCCATACGAAAAAACCTGTGATCTTAGGGGGGAATGACTAA
- the ligA gene encoding NAD-dependent DNA ligase LigA: MVEFPLTLAEATDKAKELRAQLNQYSHEYYVADKPTVEDYVYDRLYKELVDIETEYPDLITSDSPTQRVGGKILQGFEKVTHEVQMYSLNDGFSKEDIYDFDERVQKLAGKQVGYCCELKIDGLAISLKYENGKFVQGATRGDGTVGENITENLKTVKSIPLELKKPISVEVRGECYMPKQSFVNLNKEREEAGQDVFANPRNAAAGSLRQLDTSMVAKRNLSTFLYTVADFGPMTAQTQFDALNELSEIGFRTNPEKKLCQTIDDVWAYIEEYHEKRMELPYEIDGIVIKANEFTIQDELGFTVKAPRWAIAYKFPPEEAQTVVEEIEWTIGRTGVVTPTAVMQPVRVAGTTVSRASLHNADFIAMKDIRLNDTVIIYKAGDIIPEVAQVLTEKRDDSSQPYQIPTHCPVCDSELVHLDEEVALRCINPKCPAQIKEGLNHFVSRNAMNIDGLGPRVLEQMYDTNLVADVADLYFLTEEQLMTLEKIKEKSANNIYKAIAASRDNSVERLIFGLGIRHVGSKAAKVLAEHFGDLWAISKATKEEVVALDSMGEIIADSLVTYFANEEVHELMDELAKAGVNFDYKGIRTAQLEAVESPFKDKTVVLTGKLTHYNREEAKEKIENLGGKVTGSVSKKTDVVVAGEDAGSKLTKAQDFGIEVWDEQQMVTAIDNSYTKEENE; the protein is encoded by the coding sequence ATGGTGGAATTTCCATTAACATTAGCCGAAGCGACAGACAAAGCAAAAGAGTTACGGGCGCAGCTTAATCAATATTCTCATGAGTATTATGTAGCGGATAAGCCGACCGTAGAAGATTATGTGTATGATCGCTTGTATAAAGAATTAGTCGACATAGAAACTGAATATCCAGACTTGATCACTTCTGATTCACCAACGCAACGAGTTGGCGGTAAGATTTTACAAGGTTTTGAAAAAGTTACCCATGAAGTTCAGATGTATAGTTTGAATGATGGTTTTAGTAAAGAAGATATTTATGATTTTGATGAGCGTGTCCAAAAGTTAGCAGGGAAGCAAGTTGGTTACTGCTGTGAGCTGAAAATAGATGGACTAGCGATTTCATTAAAATATGAAAACGGAAAGTTCGTTCAAGGGGCAACCCGTGGCGATGGCACAGTTGGTGAGAATATCACGGAAAATTTAAAAACAGTTAAGTCAATTCCTTTAGAATTGAAAAAGCCAATTTCAGTGGAAGTCCGTGGCGAATGTTACATGCCAAAACAATCATTTGTTAATTTAAATAAAGAACGTGAAGAAGCTGGACAAGATGTTTTTGCTAATCCAAGAAATGCCGCTGCTGGTAGTTTACGTCAATTGGATACAAGCATGGTGGCTAAACGAAATCTCAGCACTTTTTTATATACAGTGGCCGATTTTGGACCTATGACGGCACAAACTCAATTTGACGCATTAAATGAATTGTCAGAAATCGGATTTAGAACCAATCCTGAGAAAAAATTATGTCAAACAATCGATGACGTTTGGGCTTATATTGAAGAATACCATGAAAAACGGATGGAATTACCTTATGAGATCGACGGAATCGTGATCAAGGCCAATGAATTTACGATTCAAGATGAATTAGGTTTCACTGTAAAAGCTCCTCGTTGGGCGATCGCCTATAAGTTTCCACCAGAAGAAGCACAAACAGTAGTGGAAGAAATTGAATGGACGATTGGTCGGACTGGGGTTGTAACGCCAACGGCTGTGATGCAACCAGTTCGAGTAGCAGGAACGACTGTGAGTCGTGCAAGCTTGCATAATGCTGATTTTATTGCGATGAAAGATATTCGTTTGAATGACACTGTGATTATTTACAAGGCAGGCGATATTATTCCAGAAGTTGCTCAAGTCTTGACCGAAAAACGGGATGATAGTAGTCAACCTTATCAAATTCCAACGCATTGTCCTGTTTGTGATAGCGAGTTAGTTCATTTAGACGAAGAAGTAGCCTTGCGTTGTATCAATCCTAAGTGCCCAGCTCAGATCAAAGAAGGCTTGAATCATTTTGTTTCTAGAAACGCAATGAACATTGATGGATTAGGTCCACGCGTATTAGAACAAATGTATGATACGAACTTAGTTGCTGATGTAGCAGATCTGTACTTTTTAACGGAAGAACAATTAATGACGTTGGAAAAAATCAAAGAAAAATCAGCAAATAACATTTACAAAGCAATTGCCGCAAGTCGTGACAATTCAGTTGAACGCTTGATTTTTGGTTTAGGCATTCGTCATGTAGGTTCGAAGGCGGCTAAGGTGTTAGCAGAACATTTTGGGGATCTTTGGGCGATTAGTAAAGCGACAAAAGAAGAAGTTGTAGCACTAGATTCGATGGGCGAAATCATAGCTGATAGTTTAGTCACGTATTTTGCCAATGAAGAAGTGCATGAATTGATGGATGAGTTGGCTAAAGCTGGTGTGAATTTTGACTATAAAGGGATTCGTACAGCCCAACTTGAAGCCGTAGAGTCACCATTTAAAGATAAGACAGTCGTTTTAACAGGAAAATTGACGCATTACAACCGAGAAGAAGCGAAAGAAAAGATCGAAAATTTGGGCGGTAAAGTGACAGGCAGTGTCTCTAAAAAAACAGATGTTGTGGTTGCAGGTGAAGATGCCGGTAGTAAATTGACGAAGGCACAAGACTTTGGAATCGAAGTCTGGGATGAACAACAAATGGTCACAGCAATCGATAATAGCTACACAAAAGAAGAGAATGAGTAG